One segment of Allorhodopirellula heiligendammensis DNA contains the following:
- a CDS encoding sensor histidine kinase yields MTLTTRVSAFFLAALAGALIIYSLVFYSVTSRQIHFQFDRELSGALHSLVAAAEVEETEVKWQPLEHSIAFGSLDEFGEAQWIVVGDQQLVVEASPTATPTFRSRAMELAALTVSSGTIRNSVLASEPTMLMYQRLRAPRPASLNRELDEFDEVLVVVGRATVKRDAMLGRLTLLVILLPLAAWLIAALLGRWLVRQALRPVSAMSHQARSIAGSDFQARLKIDDSGDELAELSSTFNRLLDRQQAAFDQQRRFAGDAAHELRSPLTVLMGEIDVTLRKPRTQAEYQQTLSVLRTHCRSLQEIVESLLFLARNEADATLPQLQPIDIHTWLDEQQHSWKHFPRVNDLNLENHVAAGTEALATPSLLTQIISNLVANALKYSEPGTPVTISSETHGGGVFIHVIDRGCGIEADDRPHIFNPFFRSREARNLGIAGNGLGLAIAHRIARTLGGELSCESTPGQGSRFSLRLPQHTDSSDFDSREGR; encoded by the coding sequence ATGACGCTTACGACGCGCGTTTCCGCATTCTTTCTCGCCGCCCTCGCCGGAGCTTTGATCATTTATTCACTGGTGTTCTATTCGGTCACCAGTCGGCAGATCCATTTTCAGTTTGACCGCGAGCTGAGTGGGGCACTCCACTCTCTCGTCGCGGCGGCGGAGGTCGAAGAAACGGAGGTCAAGTGGCAACCGCTGGAGCACTCGATTGCGTTCGGCTCTTTGGACGAGTTTGGGGAGGCGCAGTGGATTGTCGTTGGCGACCAACAGCTGGTCGTCGAGGCATCGCCGACCGCCACTCCCACATTTCGATCCCGTGCTATGGAACTTGCTGCACTGACGGTTTCCAGTGGAACGATTCGCAATAGCGTCCTGGCGTCGGAGCCCACCATGCTGATGTACCAACGACTGCGTGCCCCGCGACCCGCTTCCCTTAACAGAGAACTCGATGAGTTTGACGAAGTCTTGGTCGTCGTTGGTCGTGCGACCGTGAAGCGAGATGCGATGCTGGGACGGTTAACGTTGCTCGTGATTCTATTGCCGCTGGCGGCGTGGTTGATCGCAGCACTGCTGGGCCGATGGCTTGTACGCCAAGCTCTGCGGCCAGTGTCTGCCATGTCACATCAGGCTCGATCGATCGCCGGATCGGACTTTCAGGCTAGACTCAAAATAGATGACTCAGGGGATGAGCTCGCCGAACTCAGCTCGACATTCAATCGGTTACTCGATCGGCAGCAGGCTGCGTTCGATCAACAACGTCGTTTCGCAGGTGATGCCGCCCATGAACTACGCTCGCCGCTGACGGTACTGATGGGTGAAATCGACGTGACGCTGAGAAAACCGCGTACTCAGGCTGAGTACCAACAGACGTTGAGCGTGCTTCGCACGCACTGCCGGAGCCTCCAGGAAATCGTCGAGTCGCTGTTGTTCCTTGCCCGCAATGAAGCAGACGCGACTCTTCCCCAATTGCAACCAATCGACATTCACACGTGGTTGGACGAGCAGCAGCACTCGTGGAAACATTTCCCCCGAGTAAACGATCTCAACCTTGAAAACCATGTCGCAGCGGGAACGGAGGCGTTAGCCACACCGTCATTACTCACCCAGATTATCAGCAATCTCGTTGCCAATGCGCTGAAGTACAGTGAGCCGGGCACCCCCGTCACCATCTCGTCGGAAACTCACGGTGGCGGCGTGTTCATTCATGTCATTGATCGTGGTTGCGGCATCGAAGCAGACGATCGTCCGCACATATTCAACCCATTTTTTCGATCGCGTGAGGCGAGGAACCTGGGGATTGCGGGCAACGGGCTCGGGCTGGCGATCGCCCATCGGATCGCACGAACACTCGGTGGCGAACTATCGTGTGAGAGCACGCCGGGGCAGGGAAGCCGTTTCAGCCTGCGACTACCCCAACACACCGATTCCAGCGATTTCGATTCTCGCGAGGGTCGATGA
- a CDS encoding response regulator transcription factor yields the protein MSVRILAVEDDPGIANFLVRGLTEEGYVVEHAADGRQAWLRLQSEVWDLVILDWWLPGEDGIQLLQRFRQKNRSTPVLFLTARDGVTERVQGLDAGADDYLTKPFAFEELLARIRVLLRRPSQTDSIYLDYRDIRIDLAQQRATRGGEMLDLTAKEFSLLAMFMRNPQRVLSRTRIYETVWDENFDGLSNTLEVHIKDLRRKLEQFGPRVILTRRGQGYILDAAHVTDS from the coding sequence ATGAGCGTGCGCATCCTCGCGGTGGAAGATGATCCTGGCATCGCCAATTTTCTCGTGCGCGGATTGACGGAGGAGGGGTATGTCGTTGAGCACGCCGCTGATGGACGCCAAGCCTGGTTGCGGTTGCAGTCTGAAGTCTGGGACCTTGTGATCTTGGACTGGTGGCTTCCGGGAGAAGACGGCATTCAATTGTTACAGCGGTTTCGACAGAAGAATCGCAGCACGCCGGTGCTTTTCTTGACTGCTCGTGACGGCGTCACCGAACGCGTTCAAGGGTTGGATGCGGGCGCTGACGACTATCTGACCAAGCCCTTCGCATTTGAGGAACTATTGGCTCGTATCCGGGTATTGCTCCGGCGGCCGAGCCAAACGGACTCGATCTATCTCGACTACCGCGACATTCGCATCGACTTGGCTCAACAGCGTGCGACTCGCGGAGGTGAAATGTTAGATCTAACCGCCAAGGAGTTCTCACTGTTGGCCATGTTCATGCGCAATCCACAGCGAGTGCTGTCGCGCACACGAATTTATGAGACCGTGTGGGACGAAAACTTTGACGGCCTCTCGAACACACTCGAAGTGCATATCAAAGACCTGCGGCGCAAGCTCGAACAGTTTGGTCCGCGAGTGATCCTGACCCGGCGAGGCCAGGGCTACATTTTGGACGCTGCCCACGTGACCGACTCATGA